The proteins below come from a single Bactrocera tryoni isolate S06 unplaced genomic scaffold, CSIRO_BtryS06_freeze2 scaffold_25, whole genome shotgun sequence genomic window:
- the LOC120780675 gene encoding uncharacterized protein LOC120780675 encodes MMESPLLKRKRGKNFTPQEEDALVELVDEQRHILENKRYDAVTWKQKEEAWKKLAECFTARIGTNREWRTLWDKFESLKRKSKAEMATEKSERYRTGGGSAAVESSSMVTQKVAAISGESATGLENTSDGDAIDTSTPEREKFIVHTEDITDDDELNQENVKNVDHEEEQWSSWTPNARRSKKSSKLLIDRPGTRKRNLEEEKIKLTVYNNNFMQMKIPGLRKNMSKN; translated from the exons atgaTGGAAAGCCCACTGCTAAAAAGAAAAAGAGGAAAGAACTTCACTCCCCAAGAAGAGGATGCATTAGTGGAGTTGGTGGATGAACAACGACATATTCTGGAGAATAAAAGATACGATGCTGTCACATGGAAACAGAAGGAGGAGGCCTGGAAAAAGTTGGCGGAGTGTTTCACAGCTAGGATTGGGACTAATCGAGAGTGGAGGACTCTATGGGATAAGTTCGAAAGCCTGAAACGAAAGTCCAAGGCAGAGATGGCAACCGAGAAATCAGAGCGTTATCGGACAGGTGGCGGTTCGGCTGCGGTAGAAAGTAGCAGCATGGTAACGcaaaaagttgctgctatttCGGGGGAGTCGGCCACTGGATTGGAAAATACCTCTGATGGTGATGCAA TTGATACTAGTACTCCGGAAAGGGAAAAATTCATAGTCCACACTGAGGATATAACTGATGACGACGAGCTCAACCAg gAAAATGTGAAGAACGTTGATCACGAAGAAGAACAGTGGTCTTCTTGGACACCTAACGCACGGAGAAGTAAAAAATCGTCCAAACTTTTGATTGACCGTCCTGGCACCCGCAAGAGAAATTTGgaggaagaaaaaattaagttgacagtttacaacaacaattttatgcAGATGAAAATACCCGGGCTCAGGAAAAACATGAGCAAGAATTAA